CTTCATACTGCCGTAAATAGCAGCCTGTTTAGCGGAAGGATGAATTGTCGGCTCTTCTCTTGCCTCCGGCGCATTATACGATCGTCTTTTGCTGAAgggattaaaattttaattaataacatttaattagtataaaaattcatcgtcggctcaataaattttattttaattttaaattgattttaagaCCATTTGAGGactcattttatttgaattgtaATACCAATGTTTACCTATGTTGTGCAGATTCTCCGAGCTCCAAGTCCTTCGAGCGCTCGTTTCTATAATGCGATCGAACATGCACATTCTGATTATCCCACTTCCGCGCATCATTGGGTTTCCAATCAGATATAGAATTGTCGTATCGGGAATTCCACTCGTCATCGTGTATTTCCGAGCGTGGAAGACTGTCTCTGCCTTCCCACAACGATCTCGTGCGCCATTCGCGCTCCTCCCATTCCACCGTTGGATAACCTCGGTCTCGGCCGTGCTCTACGTCGCGATGGTGTCCCTCCCAATCTTCATTAGAAACATTTTCATCTCTAATTGTCAAaacaatgaagaaaaaaaaataatatactttgataaaatattctcttcaaaatctttttccatttttaccGTATCATTTATATGAATGTTTGCGTGTAAAAGAAAcccgaaataataaaaactacagctctataattatcaatttgcaatttttgcttcagttataataaaaattaatgtattaaaataacagtACACTCATATTTCTCTCgctgaaagaaaataaaaaataattcaatattctcGTCAATGTAAATATCCCTTTTAGAGTAACAAAAAGATTAAGAAAGAAACTTCATTTGTCGCATGTTAATTGTTACCTAATGCCAACTCCGGCGCTTCTCATTTTATCGCCCGGATAAATAGGATGTCGATGATGATGGTGATGGTGACGGTGATCGTCGAAGGACGTTCGCTCCGTAGTCTGAATGACGTATCTCGATTCTCTGGTGCGTTCCTCGCGAGCAACGCGTCTTTCCTCGAAAGGGCTGTCGTATCTCCTGCCCTCGACAGTCTTCCGCCTGTCGTCCTCGTGAATGTGAGCGTGATCTCGATATTCCACGTGGGAGGACGATTCCTCCTGCTCGTCCCAATGCTCCGGCATTCTGCCGTAATTCCTACCGAAGTTTCTGTCCACCTCCATGGCTCGTCGCGGGCTGCTCGTGTCCCGTCGATCCACCATGCGGTCGATCTTGCTCGGGACGCGACTCGCTTCGATGCGCGGCTGATCCTTCCTGCCGCCGTGCTGCTCCGCGTGTCCTCGCTCGTACCTCACGCCGAATCTTCGGTGCCGGTCTCTATCGTAGTGATTGTCCACCATATCTAGCAGGTGATCGCGGGACGACGACAGGGCGGGCACTCCGACCGCCACCGACGAAGACGGGGTCGTCGGTATGGAAGGCATTGGCGCCGCCGACTGTACGCTCGATGACGTGGCAGCGTGCCCGCTCTTCTCGTGCAAGGACGCACGGTCCAGGGACGCTTCCCGAAAACGGTCCATGCGATCCCGCGGCGAATTGACGCTCGACTTGCCGCGACTCGGCGGCATGTCCTTCTCGCCGACAACGCCGCTCCTCTCGTATCTCCCGTCCAGACGCGACTGCACGGAGCCTCGCTCGCGCTCGGCGAGAGCCTTCGTCTCGGACCGCTCACGTTCGCGCTCACCTCTGCTCCGCTCGCGAGCGCCGCTGCTCTTCTCAAACGGCACGTCCTTACTTAACGGTCGTTCCTTGACTCTGCTGCCGTAACGCGAATTTTTGTCCACCGGCAGGCTCAGCGTCGCGGACGAAACCACAGCGGGCACATCTCTCTCCCGCGATTTCATGGGTTTCTCCCTTTCCCGATCGCGGTCACGATCTCGCTCTCGCGTCTCCCGATCGCGCTCCCGCTCGCGATCACGCTCGCGCTCGCGATCACGATCCCTGTCTCTGTCTCTGTCGCGTTCGCGCTCTCTCtcgcgatcgcgatcgcgGTCGCGATCCCGTTCCCGCTGCCTCTCGCCGCGACAGCGCTCCTGAGACTCGTCCTTATCCTTGTCGCGCTGAGGCTCCTGGCGCTGATCGCGAGGTAGCCTCGAATGGCGATCGTCTctcatctctttctctcgttggCGCTCGCGGCTCTTCTGTCGCGCCTTGTCGCCGCCGTAAGTCTTCTCGTCAAAGCTGTCCTTGCTCGTGGCGCCCCTTCGATAGCCCTCGTCTTGGCTCGGCACCGCTATTTGCTTTGCCTTGCCGGAAGAGGCCGGCTCATTTTTTCGCGCGTCTTCCCGCTCTTTGCTCTTGTCCCTCTTGTGCGAGTCGCGCTCCTTTTTTTCCATGTCCCTCACGCGACTCGACGAGCCGCCTTGCTTTTCCGGATTCTTCGCCGGCGTGAGATCGCGCCGCGCTCTCAACGACGCCTTGTCGGGTGTCCGACTGCGTCGCGCCTTTGACGGCACGGTCTCTTTGACGTGTTGGTGCTTGGACGAACGGTCCGTtgacgacggcggcggtggcgtGCGCGAACGCACGTCTTTGTCCTTACACTTGGATTTCTGTCGCTCGTCCGACTTGATTTTCTCGTCGATCGCACGACTTTTTTCCTTATCCTGCTGttctttgattttttcaaATGATTTACACTTTGTCTTTGGACTACTCGTGTCTTTCGACAGACATTCATCCACATCGCGCACTTTTTTGTAATGCCTACTTTCCTCCTTGTCCACCTCCCGGCTGCTCTTTATAGCTTTCGGCGATTCGCTTCTGTTTCTCTCCCGAATTTTGCTAGTCGATGACGCGTGATGCGCTACAGAAACTGAGGAGCCCAATACTACGCTTGACGAAGACGTGACACCACTTGCAGGTCCTTGTTGTATTGTGGGCGACCTACTGTGTAACGAACTAGAATGCTTTCTGGATACGGACGCTCCGTGTTTCTTGATTGCTCTCACAGTGATATCCTTCTTCgtggaattaatttccagCTTGCGTTTCTTCTTGCTGATAGCCTTATCGTTCTTTGCTCCCAATCTTTTGAGCTTCagtctgtaataaaaattaatttgattaataaattgtacaatagtATATTAGTAATAAAGTATAGTAATCTAACAAGTATAATATAGTaatctaatatattaaataaacgcatactttctctttctttctttatccTCATCGTATTCTGTGGAAGCACCATGATGTCTCTTGGTTTTGATCTTCTTGACCTTTTTTCGCGAATCTGACGTTGACGTGGAAGATGAGTCTTCACTGCTAgaactgctgctgctgctagATGTGCTAGAAGTGCGCGAACTAGAAGAGGAACTCATAGCTTTCTTCTTCTGTTTTACTTTATCCTTGCCATGTACTTCTTTATCCTTCTTCATTTGTAGATCCAGTTCCCGTTTTAATAATTGCCGCCGTCTCTCTAATACCTTCTCGTCCTCGTACTCGAGATCTGTTTGATTCCACTCTTCTATATTTAAGTCTGGGCTATGAGATGCTTTCTTTACAATCTTCGATGTGAGTCGTTTAAAAGGGTCCTCAATGAGctgcaatgttgaaaaaaaaaactgtatgaAAATCTTAGgcctaattttattaactctaatttttattaactatcCTCAAAATATGTTACACAAGAAATCTTATGTGCTTACCCCGGATGTGCTTGCGATTGCATTATCTTTCTTAGCTCGTTTGGATGGACTTATTAATGTATGTGTATTTGCGTACCTAGTtaacaaataagaaaatatggaaaaatattaaaatagataataaattgtacaaagtTCTcgcacaaatttaaattaaataacttagatcttaaaaattaaaaattatttttactttatccgTGGCAAGTAATATGAATAATGCTTCGTAAAAACTTGATTCAGTCTTGTACCTATTACATCATATTACTAATGTAAAACAAGAAAAGTAGTTTGATTATTAAAACTCAAATGGGTATTGCTTGGAATATAaacaaatgaaattaaatttataaagctcATTTCTTAACACATCCCCGCGCTCATTGATTTTATGCTCATTGTGATCTTCCATTTGTATTGCGAAATTTAAAACATGttcataaaatgttatataaaattataattataaaaattatcaagaaaggtataatatataaaatgcgttataagataaaaagaatcataaataagaaatataaaatatttcaagtggAAAGTAAGTTAAGTGGTTAAGTGTGGACCACCAATgactcacacgacatgcaacaTGTGAAATTTTAgctacaataattaataatagtaatacttttgtagttatatattataaaaatttgtcttgTTTGTCTCCATatcatgtattaaatttaattattctcaaataattgtaaaaagataTGCCAATATCTGTTTAAAATACttcttaatatattcaataggGATTATCATCgagaaattttcataaattaaagagTGCTCACTTGCAACTCTTTCCGTAGGAACAACTGCCGTTCAGAGCCCAATTTCTGCAATAATCCGATGTATTCTGAGCGGAGGCGGCGGTGATCGCTGGTTTGGTGCCTAACCTCTCAAACACACTCGGCCGTCGAGAAGAGTCTGTATTACATTTCGTAGGGTCAGCCGTTATCTTCCTTATGTTTGGTTTTGACATATTATCACCATAAAGCACTTGTATTTTCACAATGGAAGCACATAACTGCAAGCATGCAGGTGTTCACGCGCCGTGCGAAATCGTCATGCAATGCGATCTCGGCGCGGGATATGTGCGAAAATAAACATCGCTTTCGTCCGGGATGTCACTGTAAAAAGTATCGTACCGATTATTCACAATTATCCCACGATATTCATTCGGCAAAACCGAAATCACTCGGTTACACCCGAAAGTCCCGAAACTTTGCGGCTTGCGGCTTCTAGCGCCAAATTTTTTACAGCGGGAAGAGCGaacaaattacaaattgtGGATTGCAACagataatttctttatctactatagatattattttatatcatacattttattatctactctagatattattttatataaaaaaatcaaggcACGTAAacctgaaaaagaaataaaattaacttttttaaaattgatacttTTGTCGAATTTAGTTAAGAAAGAAAGGGGGAAAAGGAGAgagcaaaatatttgcatgtaatatatataattttagaatatactatttgttgtatattttttgtagtttatatattgtttgcATGGatcttcattaatttatggtagctaaaaatttcgttttatttcttttatcattgATACTTTCAGGAAAAATATCAAGTATTTAACATCGATGTTCCAATACCTTTTCCATATTCCTATGTATGATtcatgcgataaaaatatattctcgaCACATAGTGTACGTCATATACATTGCTCTTATTGGAAAATATGCGAAAATCGAAGACACGTTCACATATACGTGCATCTTTTACAACAGATATTGAAAACTCgtctaattttgtaataaatttcgtTAATAGGCTCTTCTGCTTTCtgttaatatgaaattttgttataagaataataactAATTCCCAAGTCTATTTTAATTGTGagtaaaataacatatattctCATCCCTAGAATgatttaaaacttatatttaaaactttgctTACCGttcacataatttttttattagaataaaaatgtcaatttaaCCGCCTATACAATGATGAAATTTAccgtttttataataatcagcCGTGTGATGATATTAATCACTTATCATCAGGTCGTTTGCCGTCGTAACTCGATTAATATGATTAATCGCCGGCTCGCACGCCAACtccaattatacattttacattcaaCGACACATAATAACAAAACGTCGTGCCTATTTTCACATTAACAGCAATTCATTGATTTAATCAAAGCGTCAAGTGCGCGTATATATCAACATAAATACATCATAAAAGTATTGATGTCACCGCCGAAATAATAAAGTGCCGTTTCGTACAAACGTAATGCacttattgaaataaattcttattatacGCAATACTTTTGCACACTCACGATTACAATAATATCGGAATGACGTCTCGTGCTAATCTggtattacattaatttgtcGCCGACGTTACATATACAGCAAATGAAACCTTACGGTATTCCgcataacaataaattagaCTGCATAACGATTCGATAAGGATTATACAACAtctgtatttatatatgcatataatcgTATGACTATATCCACACTTTTTTCGCaatttactattaatttgCGCAACTTTACatacaaaaattgattaaaaaaatattagtatgaatataatatagattaacatcttgcatatttaaaatatatgtatattagtaattatagcaaaatataattctaaccGCGGCgtacaattgttttaaatattgaacagAGGGGATGTAAAGATCGAGAACATTACATCCGCCCTCTTCTAAAACTCTAAAGCAACAATAGATGAACGCGCCACGATTACAATCTTTCCATACATCGACATCTTTCATCTTGAATATAGCGTTTTGTTCTGAGGTAGATCGAGTCAGCAAACAGCAAACAACTACATAATCCAAAGCTCGTCTCTAAGTGCACCTTATGCacattctacattttttactattattttaaaactacaTCGTAgtcgaaacattaaaaaaaatcatcaatgtcaattaatattgtaacattatatGCAACCAATTAATTCGAAACctttaactttataaaaattacgcgACAAAAACGTAATTATTTACATCCGTAGATCTAGCGTGTGCAAAGAGAATCTGCCGAAACATATAAGACTCAGTACACACAATCAATATAACAAAGCttaacatatgcaaaaattatattccactttaattatctttataattatttcgaaagaagctagaacatttttatcttaaattaaaatgtgtgCCACATTAATTGATAATGGACATTGATGATGTTTAATAGtttgtcataattattaagtGATATTCGGCACTTTTCCTTGCACTTTCatcagaatatataatattgttttcttttttaaaaagggcagaagaatatatttttgtagctaatttataaaaaaaaatatactttgtgTACAAAGAGATACGTTATTGAAGTTATTGTACGTGATGCGTGAGAAATGTTATATACAGTTTAACCAATATATACAACAGCGGGTAAAAATGCagatattttcgtaaaaaaacggaaaaagaaaaaataaagaaaaacgatTATTAACAGGTCTAAAAGttaaagcaatatatatatcaagatTTCGTTTCTCACTTAtacatctataaatattatctgaaaCAATGTATATCtgttaataatacattaatcaaTAAGTTAACTATAAGTCTGCTTTCTGAAGCATTTAGCAATGATAAACTTTAAGAGATAAAAGCATTATCTATAAGTATATAGACAGACATATAGCATACTTgcctaaaattatatacacgcGCAGATGTAAGAGATTTATAGGAAAACgattctatattaaaaattatcgatgCCACCATCAGGAACACCGGCTCTAATATTTTCCAACACCTTGTTGACAAAGTCTGTCGAAAAATTCGCTATTCGCATTTCTGCAActcaaatattaacatatacataaagataataatgataattagcatatatattgtattttgtgtatacatccatatatgtgtatacataaaaaatattaaaataatactcaCTAGTAGCAATCTTGAAA
This genomic window from Linepithema humile isolate Giens D197 chromosome 5, Lhum_UNIL_v1.0, whole genome shotgun sequence contains:
- the LOC105675350 gene encoding zinc finger CCCH domain-containing protein 13, coding for MSKPNIRKITADPTKCNTDSSRRPSVFERLGTKPAITAASAQNTSDYCRNWALNGSCSYGKSCKYANTHTLISPSKRAKKDNAIASTSGLIEDPFKRLTSKIVKKASHSPDLNIEEWNQTDLEYEDEKVLERRRQLLKRELDLQMKKDKEVHGKDKVKQKKKAMSSSSSSRTSSTSSSSSSSSSEDSSSTSTSDSRKKVKKIKTKRHHGASTEYDEDKERKRKLKLKRLGAKNDKAISKKKRKLEINSTKKDITVRAIKKHGASVSRKHSSSLHSRSPTIQQGPASGVTSSSSVVLGSSVSVAHHASSTSKIRERNRSESPKAIKSSREVDKEESRHYKKVRDVDECLSKDTSSPKTKCKSFEKIKEQQDKEKSRAIDEKIKSDERQKSKCKDKDVRSRTPPPPSSTDRSSKHQHVKETVPSKARRSRTPDKASLRARRDLTPAKNPEKQGGSSSRVRDMEKKERDSHKRDKSKEREDARKNEPASSGKAKQIAVPSQDEGYRRGATSKDSFDEKTYGGDKARQKSRERQREKEMRDDRHSRLPRDQRQEPQRDKDKDESQERCRGERQRERDRDRDRDRERERERDRDRDRDRDRERERDRERERDRETRERDRDRDREREKPMKSRERDVPAVVSSATLSLPVDKNSRYGSRVKERPLSKDVPFEKSSGARERSRGERERERSETKALAERERGSVQSRLDGRYERSGVVGEKDMPPSRGKSSVNSPRDRMDRFREASLDRASLHEKSGHAATSSSVQSAAPMPSIPTTPSSSVAVGVPALSSSRDHLLDMVDNHYDRDRHRRFGVRYERGHAEQHGGRKDQPRIEASRVPSKIDRMVDRRDTSSPRRAMEVDRNFGRNYGRMPEHWDEQEESSSHVEYRDHAHIHEDDRRKTVEGRRYDSPFEERRVAREERTRESRYVIQTTERTSFDDHRHHHHHHRHPIYPGDKMRSAGVGIRDENVSNEDWEGHHRDVEHGRDRGYPTVEWEEREWRTRSLWEGRDSLPRSEIHDDEWNSRYDNSISDWKPNDARKWDNQNVHVRSHYRNERSKDLELGESAQHSKRRSYNAPEAREEPTIHPSAKQAAIYGSMKDEPINKKLMELAEGRSCATPREKSTDNFQKKNSQKEKPEIKEPILTEPKRPIADESLQTLHTESDLSDISDDPDDILNMEEDTTDMETSKARISKKAPDAVHRDAQLAAQEPTQLSPKESMEETIFSSKSKDNADMVSLKNMEDDNMETMDFEEISDGELEEDIKTSGKGLGDALGVDWESLVKETQARRAVPSNQNSTNRWQCKAVFYRIGISKKYAGEDFMKKLLKKYEKNDNKEFLLDNIALMHTALARNRLLQDLGNGAMHTVDDSLYRNNNASYNEDVDYDWETLKPNAALYEEAKCLLQQIV